In one Streptomyces marincola genomic region, the following are encoded:
- the cas1c gene encoding type I-C CRISPR-associated endonuclease Cas1c translates to MTTELLNTLYVQTQGTELRLEEDSLRIRVPEQEGRRIVPLRRLDAIVVYGHVTLSSELIARCARDARSITWMSRGGRFEGRLDGAVRGNVLLRHAQHQAHDDAAVRIAIARNVVAAKVRNSRWVILRAARDAKGAAQGAMRATAGELADALPEIAVAPDTDTLMGYEGDAARRHFAAVRHALRPAEGIPPFERRIRRPPTDPVNATLSFVYGLLRGLVHGAAEQIGLDPYVGYLHGIRPAKPALVLDLMEEFRAPLADRLVLTLLNRRQLRPEHFEHLPGGAVRLTEDGRTVVIQAWQEWRQRPWPHTLAGRDVPAGLLPVMQARLLARHLRGDLPAYLPWIAS, encoded by the coding sequence GTGACCACTGAACTCCTCAACACCCTTTACGTGCAGACGCAGGGCACCGAACTCCGTCTGGAGGAGGACTCGCTGCGTATCCGCGTGCCCGAGCAGGAGGGGCGCCGCATCGTGCCGCTGCGCCGCCTCGATGCGATCGTCGTCTACGGGCACGTCACCCTGTCCAGCGAACTCATCGCCCGCTGCGCGCGGGATGCCCGTTCCATCACGTGGATGAGCCGCGGCGGCCGGTTCGAGGGGCGTCTCGACGGGGCGGTCCGGGGGAACGTGCTGCTCCGGCACGCGCAGCATCAGGCGCACGACGACGCGGCCGTCCGGATCGCGATCGCGCGCAACGTCGTGGCCGCGAAGGTCCGCAACAGCCGCTGGGTCATTCTGCGCGCCGCACGGGACGCCAAGGGGGCGGCGCAGGGCGCCATGCGCGCGACCGCCGGTGAACTCGCGGACGCCCTCCCGGAGATCGCCGTCGCGCCCGACACCGACACGCTCATGGGGTACGAGGGCGACGCGGCCCGGCGGCACTTCGCGGCCGTGCGCCACGCGCTGCGTCCGGCGGAGGGCATCCCGCCGTTCGAACGCCGCATCCGCCGGCCGCCCACGGACCCGGTCAACGCGACGCTGTCGTTCGTCTACGGGCTCCTGCGCGGGCTCGTCCACGGCGCGGCCGAGCAGATCGGGCTCGACCCTTACGTCGGCTACCTGCACGGCATCCGTCCAGCCAAGCCCGCGCTCGTTCTCGACCTGATGGAGGAGTTCCGCGCGCCGCTCGCGGACCGCCTCGTGCTCACGCTGCTGAACCGGCGCCAGTTGCGGCCCGAGCACTTCGAGCACCTGCCGGGCGGCGCCGTGCGGCTCACCGAGGACGGCCGCACGGTGGTGATCCAGGCGTGGCAGGAGTGGCGGCAGCGACCGTGGCCCCACACGCTCGCCGGCCGTGACGTGCCCGCGGGGCTGCTGCCGGTGATGCAGGCCCGGCTCCTGGCCCGCCATCTCCGCGGTGACCTGCCCGCCTACCTCCCCTGGATCGCGAGCTGA
- a CDS encoding SDR family NAD(P)-dependent oxidoreductase has protein sequence MTDVNGQRVVVTGAGRGIGAALAQRFAAEGARVGVNDRHPERAAEVAARIGGVPIPGDAATLSLDEARHALGGDIDVYCANAGVVHDGGPELADEQWQAAWDHNVLAHIRAARQLLPGWLARGRGRFVSTVSAAGLLTMVGAAPYAVSKHAALAFAEWLAVTYRHHGIRVHAICPRGVLTPLHQALDNATAVPLTSTAIGPEQVADSLFAGMAEDRFLILPHPEVADHARARLADHERWLADINALHRRKAGTTAADPVANQHASP, from the coding sequence ATGACCGACGTGAACGGGCAGCGGGTCGTCGTCACCGGCGCCGGCCGCGGCATCGGCGCGGCGCTGGCGCAGCGGTTCGCCGCCGAGGGAGCGCGCGTCGGTGTCAACGACCGGCACCCGGAACGCGCGGCCGAGGTCGCGGCGCGCATCGGCGGCGTCCCCATCCCGGGCGACGCCGCCACCCTCTCCCTCGACGAGGCGCGGCACGCGCTCGGCGGCGACATCGACGTCTACTGCGCCAACGCGGGCGTCGTCCACGACGGGGGACCCGAGCTGGCCGACGAACAGTGGCAGGCGGCCTGGGACCACAACGTCCTCGCCCACATCAGGGCGGCCAGGCAACTACTGCCCGGCTGGCTGGCCCGCGGCCGGGGACGCTTCGTCTCCACCGTCTCCGCGGCGGGACTCCTCACCATGGTCGGCGCCGCACCGTACGCGGTCTCCAAGCACGCCGCGCTCGCGTTCGCCGAATGGCTTGCCGTGACCTACCGCCACCACGGGATACGGGTGCACGCCATCTGCCCGCGTGGCGTGCTGACCCCCCTGCACCAGGCGCTCGACAACGCCACCGCCGTACCGCTCACCTCGACGGCCATCGGCCCCGAACAGGTCGCCGACAGCCTCTTCGCGGGGATGGCCGAGGACCGGTTCCTGATCCTGCCCCACCCCGAGGTCGCCGACCACGCCCGGGCCCGGCTCGCCGACCACGAACGCTGGCTCGCCGACATCAACGCCCTGCACCGCCGCAAGGCCGGGACCACGGCCGCCGACCCCGTGGCGAACCAACATGCCTCCCCCTGA
- a CDS encoding glutathione S-transferase C-terminal domain-containing protein, which translates to MTRHEPAGQDSTGTMSARGTTLYATPVDYERYGPYGPGRLPSGASGWQRPAYTFRNRLTADGSSGYRAEPGRYHLYIARGCGWAQRTAIVRALMGLEDVISLSYVDDERDARGWAFREKRGHDPVNGFTLLLEAYEATEPGFAGHISTPVLWDRETGRIVSNDFALITLDLATQFGAWATPSVDLYPVALRPEIDELNAFIYDNVNDGVYRVGGAVTQREYDELRAAVAGALHRLDERLADRRYLFGDSITESDVRLWPTLARFDLAYNRIARVARGGLPAFPNLWGYARDLYGVPAFRDTTEFGIYSLAVDEPPDARWGEGIERIEIDGVEPDWEVPHGRQALGAHAS; encoded by the coding sequence ATGACCAGACACGAGCCCGCAGGCCAGGACTCCACCGGTACCATGTCCGCCCGGGGCACGACGCTCTACGCGACACCCGTCGACTACGAGCGTTACGGCCCTTACGGCCCCGGACGACTCCCGTCCGGGGCATCGGGCTGGCAGCGTCCCGCCTACACCTTCAGGAACCGCCTCACGGCCGACGGCTCCAGCGGGTACCGCGCGGAACCGGGCCGCTACCACCTCTACATCGCCCGTGGCTGCGGCTGGGCGCAGCGCACCGCCATCGTGCGGGCGCTCATGGGACTCGAAGACGTCATCTCGCTGTCCTACGTGGACGACGAACGCGACGCGCGGGGCTGGGCGTTCCGCGAGAAGCGCGGCCACGACCCCGTGAACGGCTTCACCCTGCTGCTGGAAGCGTACGAGGCGACGGAACCCGGGTTCGCCGGGCACATCTCCACCCCCGTGCTGTGGGACCGCGAGACCGGGCGGATCGTCAGCAACGACTTCGCCCTCATCACCCTCGACCTGGCCACGCAGTTCGGCGCGTGGGCCACCCCGTCGGTCGACCTCTACCCCGTGGCGCTGCGCCCCGAGATCGACGAGCTGAACGCGTTCATCTACGACAACGTCAACGACGGCGTGTACCGCGTGGGCGGCGCGGTGACCCAGCGCGAGTACGACGAGCTGCGGGCCGCGGTGGCCGGCGCGCTGCACCGGCTCGACGAGCGACTGGCCGACCGGCGCTACCTGTTCGGCGACAGCATCACGGAGTCGGACGTCCGGCTGTGGCCGACGCTCGCCCGCTTCGACCTCGCCTACAACCGGATCGCCCGCGTGGCGCGCGGCGGCCTGCCGGCGTTCCCGAACCTGTGGGGCTACGCGCGCGACCTCTACGGCGTCCCCGCCTTCCGGGACACCACCGAGTTCGGCATCTACTCCCTGGCGGTCGACGAGCCCCCCGACGCCCGCTGGGGCGAGGGGATCGAGCGGATCGAGATCGACGGGGTGGAGCCGGACTGGGAAGTCCCGCACGGCAGACAGGCGTTGGGAGCGCACGCGTCATGA
- the cas4 gene encoding CRISPR-associated protein Cas4, which translates to MATESPGRGGEGPLPQVPLSALEHYAYCPRQSGLILLEDAFEDDAATVRGTLLHQRVDTPGSRGRGAVRTLHALPVFNDALGLVGVCDAVELHADGRVLPVEHKSGRYLPDGPADVQAAGQAMCLEAMFGRAVEEAAVYSAADRRRHIVVVDQVLRDRVTGLTAEVRRMLTASALPAPVADKRCRRCSMADSCMPRVLADDRRFRQALSDLFHPEPLPEHS; encoded by the coding sequence GTGGCCACGGAGTCACCGGGGCGGGGCGGGGAGGGGCCGCTGCCGCAGGTGCCCCTCTCCGCGCTTGAGCACTACGCCTACTGTCCTCGCCAGAGCGGCCTGATCCTGCTTGAGGACGCCTTCGAGGACGATGCGGCGACCGTTCGGGGCACGCTGCTGCACCAGCGTGTCGACACGCCGGGCAGCCGGGGGCGCGGCGCGGTGCGCACGCTGCACGCGCTGCCCGTGTTCAACGACGCGCTGGGCCTTGTGGGTGTCTGCGACGCGGTCGAGCTGCACGCGGACGGCCGGGTGCTGCCCGTTGAGCACAAGTCGGGCCGCTATCTGCCGGACGGCCCTGCCGATGTGCAGGCGGCCGGGCAGGCCATGTGCCTGGAGGCGATGTTCGGGAGGGCCGTCGAGGAGGCCGCCGTCTATTCCGCGGCCGACCGGCGCCGCCACATCGTCGTGGTCGATCAGGTGCTGCGCGACCGCGTCACCGGTCTGACGGCCGAGGTCCGGCGCATGCTCACCGCCAGTGCCCTTCCCGCTCCGGTCGCGGACAAGCGCTGCCGCCGCTGCTCGATGGCCGATTCGTGCATGCCTCGGGTGCTCGCCGATGACCGCCGTTTCCGCCAGGCCCTGAGCGACCTGTTCCACCCCGAACCGCTGCCGGAGCATTCGTGA
- a CDS encoding class I SAM-dependent DNA methyltransferase, with translation MGSVQIEEIYRRADVYDAVYKGRGKDYAAEARLVTEHIRRLKPDARSLLDVACGTGSHLVHLVDHFDDVTGLDRSAEMVETAARRVPGIPLHQGDMRDFRLPRQFDAVTCLFSSVGYLPDQQALTATLATFARHTTPGGVVVIEPWWSPANFLDGHVSGATVHEDGRTISRVSRTVREGGSSRMEVHYTVADPKAGIAHFTDTHVMTLFTHDEYQAAFRQAGFSVDFMPYEHVGPGLFVGVLDGGTSGPAPGTPA, from the coding sequence ATGGGCAGCGTCCAGATCGAGGAGATTTACCGGCGTGCGGACGTCTACGACGCCGTCTACAAGGGCCGGGGCAAGGATTACGCCGCGGAGGCCCGGCTCGTCACGGAACACATCCGGCGGCTGAAGCCGGACGCGCGCAGCCTGCTCGACGTGGCCTGCGGCACCGGCTCCCACCTCGTCCACCTGGTGGACCACTTCGACGACGTGACCGGCCTCGACCGCTCCGCGGAGATGGTGGAGACCGCCGCCCGGCGCGTGCCCGGCATCCCGCTCCACCAGGGCGACATGCGCGACTTCCGGCTGCCGCGGCAGTTCGACGCGGTGACATGCCTGTTCAGCTCCGTCGGCTACCTGCCCGACCAGCAGGCGCTCACCGCCACACTCGCCACCTTCGCCCGGCACACCACGCCCGGCGGCGTCGTCGTCATCGAGCCCTGGTGGTCCCCGGCGAACTTCCTGGACGGGCACGTCAGCGGGGCCACGGTGCACGAGGACGGCCGCACCATCTCGCGCGTCTCCCGCACCGTCCGCGAAGGCGGCAGCAGCCGCATGGAAGTCCACTACACGGTCGCCGACCCGAAGGCCGGCATCGCGCACTTCACGGACACCCACGTCATGACCCTCTTCACCCACGACGAGTATCAAGCCGCCTTCCGCCAGGCAGGGTTCAGCGTCGACTTCATGCCGTACGAACACGTGGGCCCCGGCCTGTTCGTCGGCGTGCTCGACGGCGGGACGTCAGGGCCGGCCCCGGGAACGCCCGCATGA
- a CDS encoding dipeptide ABC transporter ATP-binding protein codes for MTGARPEPLVDVADLTVAFGDTTVVSGVSLSVGPGECLAVVGESGSGKSVTARSLIGLPGPGATVTATSLRIEGEDARAFGDRQWRAIRGARVGLVLQDALVSLDPLRPVGQEIAEALRLHRAVPRGREHERVVELLRLVGVPEPEQRAAQYPHQLSGGLRQRALIASAIGCEPPLLIADEPTTALDVTVQAQILRLLAERKQAGTGVLLISHDLAVVGQLADRIMVMRHGVAVETGEAARILTAPTHPYTRELLAAVPGTRATPPRAPVAPHRDRPVDGTGERPTPPPAVIEARGLVKTYGARRAVDDVSFTLREGEILGLVGESGSGKTTLARLALGQLTPDAGDIRVSGRAWTAMSGRERRTARTAAQMVYQDPLSSFDPRFSVWQVLKEALRAGGVPRAACPARAADLLVRVGLDPDLLPRRPLRLSGGQRQRVAIARALATKPRVIVCDEPVSALDVTVQAGILDLLARLRAESGVSMLFISHDLGVIREVSDRVMVLNGGRVVESGTTAQVFDQPRADYTRALLAAIPRLPTTADPSLTTAAEGRGT; via the coding sequence ATGACCGGCGCCCGCCCCGAACCCCTGGTGGACGTCGCGGACCTCACCGTGGCGTTCGGAGACACCACCGTGGTCAGCGGCGTGTCGCTGTCCGTCGGCCCCGGGGAGTGCCTGGCCGTCGTCGGCGAGTCCGGCTCGGGCAAGAGCGTGACCGCGCGCAGCCTCATCGGACTCCCCGGCCCCGGCGCCACGGTCACCGCCACGTCCCTGCGCATCGAGGGCGAGGACGCCCGCGCCTTCGGCGACCGCCAGTGGCGGGCGATCCGCGGCGCGCGCGTCGGCCTCGTTCTCCAGGACGCCCTGGTGTCCCTCGACCCGCTGCGCCCGGTCGGCCAGGAAATAGCGGAAGCCCTCCGCCTGCACCGGGCCGTACCCCGCGGCCGGGAACACGAGCGGGTCGTCGAACTCCTGCGCCTCGTCGGCGTACCGGAGCCCGAGCAGCGTGCCGCCCAGTACCCCCACCAGCTGTCGGGCGGGCTGCGGCAGCGCGCCCTCATCGCCTCGGCCATCGGCTGCGAACCGCCCCTGCTCATCGCGGACGAGCCCACGACCGCGCTGGACGTCACGGTGCAGGCCCAGATCCTGCGGCTGCTCGCGGAACGGAAGCAGGCGGGCACCGGAGTGCTGCTGATCAGCCATGACCTCGCGGTGGTCGGGCAACTCGCCGACCGCATCATGGTCATGCGGCACGGGGTGGCGGTCGAGACCGGCGAGGCCGCGCGGATACTGACGGCACCCACGCACCCCTACACCCGCGAACTGCTCGCGGCGGTGCCCGGCACCCGGGCCACCCCGCCGCGCGCGCCCGTCGCGCCCCACCGCGACCGGCCGGTCGACGGCACGGGAGAACGCCCGACGCCACCCCCCGCGGTGATCGAGGCCCGCGGCCTGGTCAAGACGTACGGCGCACGACGCGCGGTGGACGACGTGTCCTTCACCCTGCGCGAAGGAGAGATCCTGGGCCTCGTGGGGGAGTCGGGCTCGGGGAAGACGACCCTCGCCCGGCTGGCCCTCGGCCAGCTCACGCCGGACGCCGGGGACATCCGTGTCTCCGGCCGGGCGTGGACCGCGATGAGCGGGCGGGAGCGCCGCACGGCCAGGACCGCGGCGCAGATGGTGTACCAGGACCCGCTCAGCTCATTCGACCCGCGCTTCAGCGTGTGGCAGGTGCTCAAGGAGGCGCTGCGCGCCGGAGGCGTGCCGCGCGCCGCGTGCCCGGCACGCGCGGCCGACCTCCTGGTACGCGTCGGCCTCGACCCCGACCTGCTGCCGCGCCGCCCCCTGCGCCTCTCCGGCGGGCAGCGGCAACGCGTCGCCATCGCCCGCGCGTTGGCCACAAAGCCGCGCGTCATCGTGTGCGACGAGCCGGTCTCCGCGCTCGATGTCACCGTGCAGGCCGGCATCCTCGACCTCCTCGCCAGGCTGCGGGCCGAAAGCGGCGTGTCGATGCTCTTCATCTCCCACGACCTCGGAGTGATCCGTGAGGTGAGCGACAGGGTGATGGTGCTCAACGGCGGACGTGTGGTCGAGAGCGGGACAACAGCGCAGGTCTTCGACCAGCCGCGGGCCGACTACACCCGCGCGCTCCTGGCCGCCATCCCGCGCCTGCCCACAACGGCCGACCCCTCGCTCACCACCGCCGCGGAGGGCCGCGGCACCTGA
- the cas2 gene encoding CRISPR-associated endonuclease Cas2, whose translation MDLLLTYDVDTTSPEGARRLRRVAKLCEGYGLRVQQSVFEIVADEADLLRLLAAIDDIINADRDSVRVYRLPHHGLSDVHTRGTARPQPHRGDLVV comes from the coding sequence ATGGACCTTCTCCTCACCTACGACGTGGACACCACGAGCCCCGAGGGCGCCAGGCGGCTACGCCGGGTCGCGAAGCTGTGCGAGGGGTACGGGCTGCGCGTGCAGCAGTCCGTGTTCGAGATCGTGGCGGACGAGGCGGACCTCCTGCGCCTGCTCGCGGCCATCGACGACATCATCAACGCCGACCGGGACAGCGTCCGCGTCTACCGGCTGCCCCACCACGGGCTGAGTGACGTGCACACCCGCGGCACCGCCCGGCCGCAGCCGCACCGGGGGGACTTGGTCGTCTGA
- the cas8c gene encoding type I-C CRISPR-associated protein Cas8c/Csd1 — protein sequence MLLQKLKEFAERAADQLPAGYYRARTIHWVLRIAEDGRSAELQGEGPLPAKRRDQAMVEQVPYVQRSGTKVPPYLLVDSAEFVLGVAKSADGGGEAAAEKARAEAARRHAAWRELALAWADGDRDDPAAVALRTYLTDPALRLPVDDRVDAKDVVALRVGTRWLHAMPSVQSHWAGEVRRRKGDRTERSGLCLVCGEHAELLATIPEPVKKGAVPTAGGSNEGQLVSVNAAAQGREGITQLANTPICHACGGRSMAALNHLLASERHSRRFREDGVLLWWTREGSSDDVLSALLHDEIDVSVIARLVDSINVRPAPSAAEGIDTDAFLGLTLGLNNARIVVRDWIDVPVREIREAWAHWFDQHGVFDGWNRTMRWTPLWLMALSCGRWTGDRYAKDSAPRGLEHELLRAALRRAPLPGRVLPRLLQRIQADQRIDTPRVSLLRLILNRPYDSEGTAVAAAPEKLDETSTNPAYTAGRMFFVLEEVQGKALDNLNTSLRDKHFRTAMIAPLTTMTQLVANANAHFKRLKRDKPGTGWALYNQLTALHAGLREPFPQHLDPLGQAWFVLGYYHERQAALEAAAARQEAKAKANAEAEADAEAASNGPAEPAS from the coding sequence GTGCTGCTCCAGAAGCTGAAGGAGTTCGCGGAACGTGCCGCCGATCAGCTGCCGGCCGGGTATTACCGGGCGAGGACGATCCACTGGGTCCTGCGCATCGCGGAGGACGGCAGGAGCGCCGAGTTGCAGGGCGAGGGTCCGTTGCCGGCGAAGCGGCGGGATCAGGCGATGGTGGAGCAGGTTCCGTACGTGCAGCGTTCGGGCACGAAGGTGCCGCCGTATCTGCTGGTGGATTCGGCGGAGTTCGTGCTGGGCGTTGCGAAGTCGGCCGATGGCGGGGGCGAGGCGGCGGCGGAGAAGGCGAGGGCGGAGGCGGCGCGGCGTCACGCGGCGTGGCGTGAGCTCGCGCTCGCCTGGGCGGACGGCGACCGGGATGATCCGGCGGCTGTCGCGTTGCGCACGTATCTGACGGACCCGGCGTTGCGGCTGCCCGTTGATGACCGGGTCGATGCGAAGGATGTCGTGGCGTTGCGTGTGGGCACGCGGTGGCTGCATGCCATGCCGTCGGTGCAGAGCCATTGGGCGGGCGAGGTGCGGCGGCGCAAGGGTGACCGCACGGAGCGTTCGGGTCTGTGCCTGGTGTGCGGGGAGCACGCGGAGTTGCTGGCGACGATCCCCGAGCCGGTCAAGAAGGGTGCTGTGCCGACGGCCGGTGGCAGCAACGAGGGCCAGCTGGTGTCCGTCAACGCCGCCGCGCAGGGCCGGGAGGGCATCACGCAACTGGCCAACACGCCCATCTGCCATGCGTGCGGCGGTCGTTCCATGGCCGCGCTGAACCACCTGCTGGCCTCGGAGCGCCACAGCCGCCGGTTCCGTGAGGACGGCGTGCTTCTCTGGTGGACGCGCGAGGGCTCGTCCGACGACGTGCTGTCGGCGTTGCTGCACGATGAGATCGACGTGTCCGTGATCGCGCGGCTCGTCGACAGCATCAACGTCCGTCCTGCGCCGAGCGCCGCCGAGGGGATCGATACGGACGCGTTCCTCGGTCTCACGCTGGGGCTGAACAACGCCAGGATCGTGGTGCGGGACTGGATCGACGTGCCCGTGCGGGAGATCAGGGAGGCGTGGGCCCACTGGTTCGACCAGCACGGCGTGTTCGACGGCTGGAACCGCACGATGCGGTGGACGCCGCTCTGGCTCATGGCCCTGTCCTGCGGGCGCTGGACCGGCGACCGTTACGCCAAGGACAGCGCGCCTCGCGGTCTCGAACACGAGCTGCTGCGCGCCGCGCTCCGCCGCGCTCCCCTGCCCGGCCGGGTGCTGCCCCGCCTCCTGCAACGCATTCAGGCCGACCAGCGCATCGACACCCCGCGTGTCTCGCTGCTGCGCCTGATCCTCAACCGCCCCTACGACAGCGAGGGAACCGCCGTGGCCGCTGCCCCGGAGAAGCTCGACGAGACCAGTACCAATCCCGCCTACACGGCCGGCCGCATGTTCTTCGTGCTTGAGGAGGTCCAGGGCAAGGCGCTGGACAATCTGAACACCTCACTGCGGGACAAGCACTTCCGTACCGCGATGATCGCGCCGCTCACCACGATGACGCAGTTGGTGGCCAACGCCAACGCCCACTTCAAGCGGCTCAAGCGCGACAAGCCCGGTACCGGGTGGGCGTTGTACAACCAGCTGACCGCGTTGCACGCCGGTCTGCGCGAGCCCTTTCCGCAGCACCTCGACCCGCTGGGGCAGGCGTGGTTCGTCCTCGGCTACTACCACGAGCGCCAGGCCGCACTGGAAGCCGCGGCGGCGCGGCAGGAGGCCAAGGCGAAGGCAAACGCCGAGGCCGAGGCCGACGCCGAGGCCGCCTCGAACGGCCCGGCCGAGCCCGCGTCCTGA
- the cas7c gene encoding type I-C CRISPR-associated protein Cas7/Csd2, translated as MSNDAHLDPARKHDFVFLIEAVDSNPNGDPDNGGIPRTDPITGQGLITDVAIKRKIRNTVAMINEHENVPGNHIYVEAGVALNAQHERAFTEGKATDKKSAQEWMCRNFFDVRMFGAVMTTGKKDRWAGRVQGPVQIGFARSVDPVTPFDIGITRVTPTREEDVEAWNNPSPDGKTKGKETEMGSKHIVPYGLYKGTGHFSAPLAGRTGVTKDDLALFWRAFILMFEHDRAAARAGLALRGLHVFTHADPFGRAPAHELADLITVTRRGDVTARSLDDYELGTEPAKLPDGVELTTLLPQVR; from the coding sequence ATGAGCAACGACGCCCACCTGGACCCGGCCCGCAAGCACGACTTCGTGTTCCTCATCGAGGCGGTCGACTCCAATCCGAACGGCGACCCCGACAACGGCGGTATTCCGCGCACCGATCCGATCACCGGCCAGGGGCTGATCACCGATGTGGCCATCAAGCGGAAGATCCGCAACACGGTGGCCATGATCAACGAGCACGAGAACGTCCCCGGCAACCACATCTACGTCGAGGCCGGGGTCGCGCTGAACGCGCAGCACGAGCGCGCCTTCACCGAGGGGAAGGCCACCGACAAGAAGTCGGCGCAGGAGTGGATGTGCCGGAACTTCTTCGATGTCCGCATGTTCGGTGCCGTGATGACCACGGGCAAGAAAGATCGGTGGGCGGGGCGGGTGCAGGGCCCGGTGCAGATCGGGTTCGCCCGGTCCGTCGACCCCGTCACCCCGTTCGACATCGGCATCACCCGTGTCACGCCGACGCGTGAGGAGGATGTCGAGGCGTGGAACAACCCGTCTCCGGACGGGAAGACCAAGGGCAAGGAGACCGAGATGGGCTCCAAGCACATCGTGCCCTACGGCCTCTACAAGGGCACAGGTCACTTCAGTGCCCCGCTGGCCGGGAGGACGGGCGTCACGAAGGATGATCTGGCGCTGTTCTGGCGGGCGTTCATCCTCATGTTCGAGCATGACAGGGCTGCGGCGAGGGCCGGGCTCGCGCTGCGCGGTCTGCACGTGTTCACCCACGCGGACCCGTTCGGCCGCGCGCCCGCGCACGAGCTGGCCGATCTGATCACCGTCACCCGCCGGGGGGATGTCACCGCGCGCAGTCTCGACGACTACGAGCTCGGTACGGAGCCCGCGAAGCTGCCCGACGGCGTCGAGTTGACCACGCTTCTCCCCCAGGTGCGGTAG
- a CDS encoding class I SAM-dependent methyltransferase — protein MTAPSDPVDFTPTVEQFEALYSGDSPLGTATGDPRPPWDISGPQPVLVELADAGRITGSVLDAGCGTADNSLFLAGRGYEVTGFDASATAVERARERAAALGLAVEFTVADATRLTGFDRRFDTVVDSALYHCLADDQRQRYIDSLHRVCRPGARLHLICFSDAVRNPGSAVHYIGEAELRRVLAGGWHITELREVTYQTALTREHVARGAAALGYREADDWLGDFVGTDDQGRLLAPAWLASAERR, from the coding sequence GTGACAGCACCGTCCGACCCCGTCGACTTCACTCCCACCGTCGAGCAGTTCGAAGCCCTGTACAGTGGCGACTCGCCGCTCGGCACGGCGACGGGCGACCCGAGGCCGCCGTGGGACATCAGCGGCCCGCAGCCGGTCCTCGTCGAGCTGGCGGACGCCGGCCGGATCACCGGCTCGGTGCTCGACGCCGGTTGCGGCACCGCTGACAACAGCCTCTTCCTCGCCGGGAGGGGGTACGAGGTCACCGGGTTCGACGCCTCCGCCACCGCCGTGGAGCGGGCCAGGGAACGCGCCGCCGCCCTCGGCCTCGCGGTGGAGTTCACGGTCGCCGATGCGACGCGGCTGACCGGCTTCGACCGCCGGTTCGACACCGTGGTCGACAGTGCGCTGTACCACTGCCTCGCGGACGACCAGCGGCAGCGATACATCGACTCGCTGCACCGGGTCTGCCGGCCGGGTGCGCGGCTGCACCTGATCTGCTTCTCCGACGCGGTGCGGAACCCGGGCAGCGCGGTGCACTACATCGGCGAGGCGGAGTTGCGGCGGGTGCTCGCCGGCGGCTGGCACATCACGGAACTGCGCGAGGTCACCTACCAGACGGCCCTCACCCGCGAACACGTGGCCCGGGGGGCTGCCGCCCTCGGCTACCGGGAGGCGGACGACTGGCTCGGCGACTTCGTGGGGACCGACGACCAGGGGCGGCTGCTCGCCCCGGCGTGGCTGGCCTCGGCCGAACGGCGCTGA
- a CDS encoding NADPH-dependent FMN reductase: MTRIAVIVGSTRPRRRTAITADWTLEVAQRHPEVKSGRASVELLDLVDFELPVLDEPVSPAFGHYEYEHSKRWAQAVASYDAYIFVTPEYNHSFPGALKNAIDFLYQEWAHKAAGFVSHGVTGGTRAVEHLRTVMSELKVATVSSQVALNAFTDFEITDPTLPGTITPGPYQEQSLNDLLDDLIPWAEALKQVRLAKEAAS; the protein is encoded by the coding sequence ATGACCCGTATAGCCGTGATCGTGGGGAGCACCCGCCCCCGGCGCCGCACCGCGATCACCGCGGACTGGACGCTGGAGGTCGCGCAGCGGCACCCGGAGGTGAAGTCGGGAAGGGCTTCTGTCGAACTGCTCGACCTCGTCGACTTCGAATTGCCGGTGCTCGACGAACCGGTCTCGCCGGCCTTCGGGCACTACGAGTACGAGCACAGCAAGCGCTGGGCGCAGGCGGTCGCCTCCTACGACGCGTACATCTTCGTCACGCCCGAGTACAACCACTCGTTCCCCGGCGCGCTGAAGAACGCGATCGACTTCCTCTACCAGGAGTGGGCCCACAAGGCGGCGGGCTTCGTCAGCCACGGCGTGACCGGCGGTACCCGTGCGGTGGAGCATCTGCGGACCGTCATGTCCGAGCTGAAGGTCGCGACGGTCAGCTCGCAGGTCGCGCTGAACGCCTTCACCGACTTCGAGATCACCGATCCGACGCTGCCCGGCACCATCACCCCGGGCCCGTACCAGGAGCAGTCGCTCAACGACCTGCTGGACGACCTGATCCCGTGGGCGGAGGCGCTCAAGCAGGTCCGCCTCGCCAAGGAGGCCGCGAGCTGA